The genomic stretch ATCGGGGCCTCCTCAGGCTGTTCCCCCTGGCGGTCGCCAGGGTGCAACTGCGGCCTGATCCTCTCGACTCGGCTCTGATGCTGCAGCAGGTGCTGGCCCTGCGCGGCGACTTGGACGCCAACCCCGATCCAGCATGCGCCTGGACCGGGGATTTTCATGGTGTCTGGCAGTTGCATCACCAGCCTGAGTTCCGATGGTTGCTGGACCAGGTGACCTGCGAAGCCCAGCATTACCTCCGGGCCCTCGGCTTCGATCTCCGGCGCATCAGGCTGCATCTGCAGCGCTGCTGGCCTGTGGTGGCCGAGCCGGGCCAGGTGGTGGGGCGTCACCACCATCCCAATGCCCATCTCAGCGCCGTGTACTACCTCAACGGCGATGGCAGCGGCCGCAGCGGTTGTCTGCGCCTCTTCGACGGGCGCTGCAGCAATGAGCTCGTGCCCGGCCTGGCGGTGGGCCATGACGGCCCGATCGCCTCATGCCATCCCCTCAATGCGGGCTGGCACGACCTGGCCCCGCAGGCGGGTCTGCTGGTGATCTTCCCCTCCAGCACCGACCACGCCGTGTTGCCCAGCGAGGACGAGGAGGACCTGCGCCTCTCGATCAGCTTCGATCTCTGCCTCACCGCTCCCGCCTGTGGCCCCGGGCAGCCCCAGCCGGCGGAATACCTGGCGCCCCATCCCGGCCAGTGGCTGGAGCTGCCACTCGATGCCGCCCCGCCGTCCGGGAAGATGGAGGGGTGAACCGCTGGATCGACAGCCCCCTGCCGCGTACCCCCCACGCCATGAGTGACAGCTTCACCGTGACCGCCGATCTCGGCGGCGTGATCCACACCTTTTCCTGCCGGGCGGATCAGACCGTGCTCGCCGCGGCCGAGGAGGCCGGCGTTCCCTTGCCCAGCTCCTGCTGTTCCGGGGTCTGCACCACGTGTGCTGCCCGTCTGCTCCAGGGGGACGTACACCAGCCCGATGCGATGGGTGTCAAGGCCGACTTGCAGGCCGAGGGCTATGCCCTGCTCTGTGTGGCCTATCCCCGCAGCGATCTGAACCTGTTGGCCGGCCAGGAGGATGCGCTCTACGAGGCTCAGTTCGGACGGTTCCAGCGCTGAACCTTTCGTCTGTGCCCCAGCTCGAGACCGTGGACTTCTGGATGGAGGCTGCTCCCGGTCCGCTGCTTCCCCAGGTGCGCTCAGCCCTGAGGAAGCAGCGGGGAGAGGCATTGCGCTGGGCCATCACCGCCGCCCTGCCGGCTGAGGAGGGCTCCCAGCTGCGGCGGAGGCTGAGGGTCGAAGCTGTCCTGCTTCAGAGCCCTTGAGCAGGCCGCTGCCCACCCTGCTGGTGATCCCCACCGGCATCGGCTGCGCCATCGGTGGTTATGCCGGCGATGGCCTGCCGGCGGCGAGGCTGCTGGCGGCAGCCTCCGGTTGCCTGATCACCCATCCCAATGCCCTCAACGCCGCGGCCCTCTACTGGAGTGATCCGCGCATCCACTACGTGGAGGGCTGGGCCCTCAATCGCTTCGCGGCGGGCGACCTGGCTCTGGCTCCAGTCGCGTCACAGCGGGTGGGCCTGCTGCTCGATGCCGGCATCGACGAGGACCTGCGCCTGCGTCACCTGCAGGTGGCCGAGGCCTGCCGCGCCAGCCTGGGCCTCGCGATCGGCCCTGTGCTCAGCACCGACGTTCCCCTGGAGGTGACCCTCTCGCTCGGCCCCAGCGGGGTGAGCAGCGGCCGGATCGGCCGGCCGGATGCCCTGATCCGGGCGGGGGAACGCCTGCATCAGGCCGGAGCCACCGCGATCGCCGTGGTGGCCCGGTTCCCGGATGACATGGGCAGCGAGGTCCTGGCCTCCTACCGCCAGGGAAGCGGCGTGGATGCCCTGGCCGGTGCCGAGGCCGTGATCAGCCATCTGCTCAGCCGTCAGCTGGGGATTCCCTGCGCCCATGCCCCGGCCCTGGCCCCCCTGGCGCTGGATCCGGGGCTGAATCCCCTGGCTGCGGCCGAGGAACTGGGCCACACCTTCCTCCCCTGCGTGCTGGTGGGTCTGAG from Synechococcus sp. CBW1107 encodes the following:
- a CDS encoding 2Fe-2S iron-sulfur cluster-binding protein yields the protein MSDSFTVTADLGGVIHTFSCRADQTVLAAAEEAGVPLPSSCCSGVCTTCAARLLQGDVHQPDAMGVKADLQAEGYALLCVAYPRSDLNLLAGQEDALYEAQFGRFQR
- a CDS encoding TIGR02466 family protein, which encodes MVPQPWPETDRGLLRLFPLAVARVQLRPDPLDSALMLQQVLALRGDLDANPDPACAWTGDFHGVWQLHHQPEFRWLLDQVTCEAQHYLRALGFDLRRIRLHLQRCWPVVAEPGQVVGRHHHPNAHLSAVYYLNGDGSGRSGCLRLFDGRCSNELVPGLAVGHDGPIASCHPLNAGWHDLAPQAGLLVIFPSSTDHAVLPSEDEEDLRLSISFDLCLTAPACGPGQPQPAEYLAPHPGQWLELPLDAAPPSGKMEG
- a CDS encoding DUF3326 domain-containing protein, translated to MSRPLPTLLVIPTGIGCAIGGYAGDGLPAARLLAAASGCLITHPNALNAAALYWSDPRIHYVEGWALNRFAAGDLALAPVASQRVGLLLDAGIDEDLRLRHLQVAEACRASLGLAIGPVLSTDVPLEVTLSLGPSGVSSGRIGRPDALIRAGERLHQAGATAIAVVARFPDDMGSEVLASYRQGSGVDALAGAEAVISHLLSRQLGIPCAHAPALAPLALDPGLNPLAAAEELGHTFLPCVLVGLSRAPDLIALGPASGPQLLPPEALIHPSRIGAVVVPAGAMGGEAVLACAERGVPLIAVDGNPSLLEVSAERLGLRAIAAASYAEAAGLVLALREGLQPEALRRPLPALEWLSADRPSDGGSASPGPWPLRDGRRPHPLC